The DNA segment TCGAGGCGACACAGCCGCGCGATCGCAGTCGGGTGTACTCGACGGGTCGCGACGACCTGACACTCCTTCGGTGAGCGCCCGTCGGGACGCCACTCGACAGGCCGCCACCGGTGGGCGCCCGAGGGATCGGTTCCGGTGCGTCCCCGCGGGTAACATTGGATTCGGTGCGGCCCCGCGGGGACGTCCGGTGCGATCTTTGGGAGGAGCGGTCCGACCCCAGTCAGTGTGCGTCGAGGAACGAATCCAGCCGATCGGTCACGCGGTCTGCCCGCTCCAGTCCGACCAGGTGCGGCCCGCCCTCGATCAGTTCGATCTCGCTCTCCGGAATGGCCTCGGCGAGTGCGTGACCGTTCTCGACGGGGACGATGCGGTCGGCCGTGCCGTGGAGGACGAGCGTCGGAACCGAGACGTCGGCGAGGCGATCGCTCGGATCGAAGCGGTTCCAGGCGGCCCACTGGGCGTCGCGCGTGGCGGTGGCCGGCCCCTGCTCGTCCTGCCAGACGCGAAGCCGTTCGAGCAGTCGCGGGTTGCGTGCGACGAACGCGTCGGTGAGGAATGGGCGCAGGCGGGCGCGCTTGCGAGCCAGTTCGGATCCCCCGTCGGGATCGCGTTGCTGTCGGCGGACCGAGTCGGGCGTCTCCGGCACCTCAGTCCCGCCGTGGCGCGTCCCGACGAGCGTCAGCGATCGCACTCGGCCGTACGCTACGGCGTACTGCAGGGCGATGGCACCGCCGAGGCCCTGTCCGACGAGGTGGACGCGACCGCGCGACCGTCCCAGACCGAGGGCCGCGTCGTCGGCGAGGACGGCATCGAGGTCGGCGGCGAGATCGGAGACGGTGTACCCGCCCCAGCGACCGACGATCGGGCGTCGAAGCGGACCTGGAAGCGACGGGACGACCGGCCACAGACCCGCGTCCGAGCGGCCGCGGTCGTCGTGGACGGCGACGCCGCCGTCGGCGAGCACGCGCGGGCCGGTACCCCGGAGGAACGGCGCGACGACTCGCCGGCGGCCGCGAAACGCCTCGCGCTGCCAGCGCCAGGCCCACCGGCCGGTCTCGATCCCCGGCACGAAAACGACGGGGGCGTCGTCGCGGACCCGTGTCTCCGTGTCGGATCGCTCGTCAGCCTCGCC comes from the Halovivax cerinus genome and includes:
- a CDS encoding alpha/beta fold hydrolase produces the protein MPRVTRDGVELAYEVDPMGEDDSDPDATGSDTGEADERSDTETRVRDDAPVVFVPGIETGRWAWRWQREAFRGRRRVVAPFLRGTGPRVLADGGVAVHDDRGRSDAGLWPVVPSLPGPLRRPIVGRWGGYTVSDLAADLDAVLADDAALGLGRSRGRVHLVGQGLGGAIALQYAVAYGRVRSLTLVGTRHGGTEVPETPDSVRRQQRDPDGGSELARKRARLRPFLTDAFVARNPRLLERLRVWQDEQGPATATRDAQWAAWNRFDPSDRLADVSVPTLVLHGTADRIVPVENGHALAEAIPESEIELIEGGPHLVGLERADRVTDRLDSFLDAH